From Mytilus edulis chromosome 8, xbMytEdul2.2, whole genome shotgun sequence, one genomic window encodes:
- the LOC139486166 gene encoding ATPase family gene 2 protein homolog A-like isoform X2, whose protein sequence is MKYSGLAIGRPCLLDSQYVSVAWPSTFMAQTSVGVPDNLVKLLEKESSGKITVEPLNYGLPTASEICLKQSTDGFPPEESCFQDFVRNKLCGKCFKIGNKVNISYYGQMYQFVVTDLTIQRTQNLNQSNVDELSHDLSGMNMSDMSCDTSFKSPCTPSSSFDRSLSSENQSFNNSSPISSTPKSKPRNLDMFKTPEPPGKQNLKMNEKFAKIASQTRLMILRDEPIEEDDIKDKVTFDWIGGLKSQIKVLREMIQLPLAQPELFKSFGIPPPRGVLIYGPSGTGKSLLIKAVTNEVQAHIISVSSSDVISKFFGESELKLRNIFMEAEERAPSIIVMDDVDSILPSRDKTQNDSQKRLVATMLTLMDGISQNQREDKVIMVVAACCVPDQIDPALRRPGRFDKEIEVGVPTSQDRREILQKLLQKVPNTLEKEIILKIADKAHGFVGADLASVCQQASLNSLKRTLKNGGNQMVSVSVTKDDISVAMTMVQPSGMREVQLEIPQVLWSDIGGQEEIKLKLKQAVEWPLLHPEAFERMGISPPRGILMYGPPGCSKTMIAKALATESGLNFIAIKGPELFNKWVGESERAVREVFRKARAAAPSIVFFDEIDALAVERGSSGGSSNVGDRVLAQLLTEIDGVERLKDVTIVAATNRPDMIDKALMRPGRLDRILYVPLPDEKTRHEILRINLCKMPIESSVDMDWIVQKTEGYSGAEICAVCHEAAMSALQENIDAKHVKIKHFSDALTVVTPRIDSELITFYNDYQTKSGINSI, encoded by the exons atgaaatatagtggACTTGCCATTGGACGACCATGTTTATTGGACAGTCAGTATGTCAGTGTAGCCTGGCCTTCAACTTTCATGGCCCAGACATCAGTTGGGGTACCAGATAATTTAGTGAAGTTGCTAGAGAAAGAATCTAGTGGAAAAATAACAGTAGAGCCATTAAACTACGGACTTCCAACAGCTTCAGAGATCTGCTTGAAGCAGAg CACTGATGGGTTTCCACCAGAGGAAAGTTGCTTTCAAGATTTTGTCAGAAATAAACTAT gtggaaaatgttttaaaataggaaataaagtaaacattagttattatggACAAATGTATCAGTTTGTAGTGACAGACCTAACCATACAAAGAACTCAAAatctcaaccaatcaaatgttgatgAACTATCACATGACCTTTCCGGAATGAACATGTCTGACATGTCATGTGACACATCCTTTAAATCACCTTGTACACCTTCAAGTTCATTTGACAGATCTTTATCATCTGAAAATCAAAGTTTTAATAATTCTTCTCCAATATCAAGTACTCCAAAATCTAAACCAAGGAATTTAGACATGTTTAAAACTCCAGAGCCTCCTGGGAAACAGAATTTAAAGATGAatgaaaaatttgcaaaaataGCTTCACAAACGAGACTGATGATTTTACGAGATGAACCGATTGAAGAGGACGATATAAAAGACAAAGTGACATTTGATTGGATAGGAGGACTGAAATCACAGATTAAAGTGTTGAGGGAAATGATTCAGCTTCCTCTAGCACAACCAGAACTCTTTAAATCATTTG GTATACCTCCACCAAGAGGAGTGTTGATATATGGTCCATCAGGTACTGGGAAGTCATTGTTGATTAAAGCTGTAACCAATGAGGTCCAGGCACATATAATAAGTGTATCCTCATCCGATGTCATTAGCAA ATTTTTTGGTGAATCCGAACTTAAACTGAGAAATATATTCATGGAAGCTGAAGAAAG AGCGCCATCTATAATAGTTATGGATGATGTAGATTCTATTTTACCAAGTCGAGATAAAACACAAAATGACTCCCAGAAAAGACTGGTAGCCACCATGTTAACATTGATGGATGGAATTAGTCAG AACCAGAGAGAAGATAAAGTTATTATGGTTGTTGCTGCTTGTTGTGTACCTGATCAAATAGATCCAGCATTGAGGCGACCTGGGAGATTTGATAAAGAAATTGAAGTAGGAGTCCCAACATCACAGGATAGAAGAGAG ATTTTACAAAAGCTGTTGCAGAAAGTGCCAAATACTTTAGAGAAAGAAATCATATTGAAAATAGCAGATAAAGCACATGGTTTTGTTGGAGCAGACCTTGCTAGTGTTTGTCAACAAG CTAGTTTGAACTCTTTGAAGAGAACTCTAAAGAATGGTGGGAATCAAATGGTGTCTGTTAGTGTGACTAAAGATGATATATCTGTTGCCATGACAATGGTACAGCCTAGTGGTATGAGAGAAGTACAGCTAGAGATTCCTCAG GTTCTTTGGAGTGACATTGGAGGACAAGaagaaattaaattaaagttgaAGCAGGCAGTAGAATGGCCACTGTTACATCCTGAGGCCTTTGAGAGGATGGGAATTAGTCCACCACGTGGTATATTGATGTATGGTCCTCCAGGATGTTCCAAAACCATGATTGCTAAAGCCTTAGCTACAGAAAGTGGACTCAATTTTATTGCAATAAAG GGACCTGAGCTGTTTAACAAATGGGTTGGAGAATCAGAAAGAGCAGTAAGAGAAGTGTTCAGAAAGGCTAGAGCAGCAGCGCCATCTATTGTATTCTTTGATGAAATTGATGCCTTGGCTGTAGAAAGGGGGAG ctCTGGTGGGAGCAGTAATGTTGGTGACAGAGTCCTGGCTCAGTTATTGACAGAGATTGATGGAGTTGAAAGGTTAAAAGATGTCACGATTGTAGCTGCAACAAATAGACCTGATATGATTGACAAG gCTTTAATGAGACCAGGTCGATTAGATAGGATTCTGTATGTACCATTACCTGATGAAAAAACAAGACATGAGATATTGAGAATTAATCTGTGTAAAATGCCAATAGAGAGTTCTGTAGACATGGATTGGATTGTACAGAAAACTGAGGGATATTCTGGAGCAGag atctGTGCTGTGTGCCATGAAGCAGCTATGAGTGCTTTACAAGAAAACATTGATGCTAAGCatgtgaaaataaaacattttagtgATGCCCTGACAGTGGTGACACCTAGAATAGATTCTGAGCTTATTACGTTTTATAATGACTATCAAACAAAAAGTGGAATAAATTCTATATGA
- the LOC139486166 gene encoding ATPase family gene 2 protein homolog A-like isoform X1 has protein sequence MPPKSKQQKQEWLQCVKCKHLIFHKDIEKHPNECDLQNKYTSCSINGNKLNAFISHLNALEVGKLGLPHDLSDNVTVVHPSTMKYSGLAIGRPCLLDSQYVSVAWPSTFMAQTSVGVPDNLVKLLEKESSGKITVEPLNYGLPTASEICLKQSTDGFPPEESCFQDFVRNKLCGKCFKIGNKVNISYYGQMYQFVVTDLTIQRTQNLNQSNVDELSHDLSGMNMSDMSCDTSFKSPCTPSSSFDRSLSSENQSFNNSSPISSTPKSKPRNLDMFKTPEPPGKQNLKMNEKFAKIASQTRLMILRDEPIEEDDIKDKVTFDWIGGLKSQIKVLREMIQLPLAQPELFKSFGIPPPRGVLIYGPSGTGKSLLIKAVTNEVQAHIISVSSSDVISKFFGESELKLRNIFMEAEERAPSIIVMDDVDSILPSRDKTQNDSQKRLVATMLTLMDGISQNQREDKVIMVVAACCVPDQIDPALRRPGRFDKEIEVGVPTSQDRREILQKLLQKVPNTLEKEIILKIADKAHGFVGADLASVCQQASLNSLKRTLKNGGNQMVSVSVTKDDISVAMTMVQPSGMREVQLEIPQVLWSDIGGQEEIKLKLKQAVEWPLLHPEAFERMGISPPRGILMYGPPGCSKTMIAKALATESGLNFIAIKGPELFNKWVGESERAVREVFRKARAAAPSIVFFDEIDALAVERGSSGGSSNVGDRVLAQLLTEIDGVERLKDVTIVAATNRPDMIDKALMRPGRLDRILYVPLPDEKTRHEILRINLCKMPIESSVDMDWIVQKTEGYSGAEICAVCHEAAMSALQENIDAKHVKIKHFSDALTVVTPRIDSELITFYNDYQTKSGINSI, from the exons ATGCCCCCGAagtcaaaacaacagaaacaagaATGGCTTCAGTGTGTGAAATGCAAACACTTGATTTTTCATAAAGACATTGAAAAGCATCCCAATGAATGtgatttacaaaacaaatacacaagTTGCAGCATCAATGGAAACAAACTCAATGCATTCATTTCCCATTTGAATGCATTAGAAG TTGGGAAGCTTGGTTTACCTCATGATTTAAGTGACAATGTTACAGTTGTTCATCCcagtacaatgaaatatagtggACTTGCCATTGGACGACCATGTTTATTGGACAGTCAGTATGTCAGTGTAGCCTGGCCTTCAACTTTCATGGCCCAGACATCAGTTGGGGTACCAGATAATTTAGTGAAGTTGCTAGAGAAAGAATCTAGTGGAAAAATAACAGTAGAGCCATTAAACTACGGACTTCCAACAGCTTCAGAGATCTGCTTGAAGCAGAg CACTGATGGGTTTCCACCAGAGGAAAGTTGCTTTCAAGATTTTGTCAGAAATAAACTAT gtggaaaatgttttaaaataggaaataaagtaaacattagttattatggACAAATGTATCAGTTTGTAGTGACAGACCTAACCATACAAAGAACTCAAAatctcaaccaatcaaatgttgatgAACTATCACATGACCTTTCCGGAATGAACATGTCTGACATGTCATGTGACACATCCTTTAAATCACCTTGTACACCTTCAAGTTCATTTGACAGATCTTTATCATCTGAAAATCAAAGTTTTAATAATTCTTCTCCAATATCAAGTACTCCAAAATCTAAACCAAGGAATTTAGACATGTTTAAAACTCCAGAGCCTCCTGGGAAACAGAATTTAAAGATGAatgaaaaatttgcaaaaataGCTTCACAAACGAGACTGATGATTTTACGAGATGAACCGATTGAAGAGGACGATATAAAAGACAAAGTGACATTTGATTGGATAGGAGGACTGAAATCACAGATTAAAGTGTTGAGGGAAATGATTCAGCTTCCTCTAGCACAACCAGAACTCTTTAAATCATTTG GTATACCTCCACCAAGAGGAGTGTTGATATATGGTCCATCAGGTACTGGGAAGTCATTGTTGATTAAAGCTGTAACCAATGAGGTCCAGGCACATATAATAAGTGTATCCTCATCCGATGTCATTAGCAA ATTTTTTGGTGAATCCGAACTTAAACTGAGAAATATATTCATGGAAGCTGAAGAAAG AGCGCCATCTATAATAGTTATGGATGATGTAGATTCTATTTTACCAAGTCGAGATAAAACACAAAATGACTCCCAGAAAAGACTGGTAGCCACCATGTTAACATTGATGGATGGAATTAGTCAG AACCAGAGAGAAGATAAAGTTATTATGGTTGTTGCTGCTTGTTGTGTACCTGATCAAATAGATCCAGCATTGAGGCGACCTGGGAGATTTGATAAAGAAATTGAAGTAGGAGTCCCAACATCACAGGATAGAAGAGAG ATTTTACAAAAGCTGTTGCAGAAAGTGCCAAATACTTTAGAGAAAGAAATCATATTGAAAATAGCAGATAAAGCACATGGTTTTGTTGGAGCAGACCTTGCTAGTGTTTGTCAACAAG CTAGTTTGAACTCTTTGAAGAGAACTCTAAAGAATGGTGGGAATCAAATGGTGTCTGTTAGTGTGACTAAAGATGATATATCTGTTGCCATGACAATGGTACAGCCTAGTGGTATGAGAGAAGTACAGCTAGAGATTCCTCAG GTTCTTTGGAGTGACATTGGAGGACAAGaagaaattaaattaaagttgaAGCAGGCAGTAGAATGGCCACTGTTACATCCTGAGGCCTTTGAGAGGATGGGAATTAGTCCACCACGTGGTATATTGATGTATGGTCCTCCAGGATGTTCCAAAACCATGATTGCTAAAGCCTTAGCTACAGAAAGTGGACTCAATTTTATTGCAATAAAG GGACCTGAGCTGTTTAACAAATGGGTTGGAGAATCAGAAAGAGCAGTAAGAGAAGTGTTCAGAAAGGCTAGAGCAGCAGCGCCATCTATTGTATTCTTTGATGAAATTGATGCCTTGGCTGTAGAAAGGGGGAG ctCTGGTGGGAGCAGTAATGTTGGTGACAGAGTCCTGGCTCAGTTATTGACAGAGATTGATGGAGTTGAAAGGTTAAAAGATGTCACGATTGTAGCTGCAACAAATAGACCTGATATGATTGACAAG gCTTTAATGAGACCAGGTCGATTAGATAGGATTCTGTATGTACCATTACCTGATGAAAAAACAAGACATGAGATATTGAGAATTAATCTGTGTAAAATGCCAATAGAGAGTTCTGTAGACATGGATTGGATTGTACAGAAAACTGAGGGATATTCTGGAGCAGag atctGTGCTGTGTGCCATGAAGCAGCTATGAGTGCTTTACAAGAAAACATTGATGCTAAGCatgtgaaaataaaacattttagtgATGCCCTGACAGTGGTGACACCTAGAATAGATTCTGAGCTTATTACGTTTTATAATGACTATCAAACAAAAAGTGGAATAAATTCTATATGA